One Patescibacteria group bacterium DNA segment encodes these proteins:
- a CDS encoding type Z 30S ribosomal protein S14, whose amino-acid sequence MAKTSVRVRATRKPKFSTRLVRRCFRCGRKRGYMRDFDLCRICFRELANEGMLPGIKKSSW is encoded by the coding sequence ATGGCAAAAACATCAGTGCGCGTACGCGCAACACGCAAACCAAAGTTCTCGACGCGACTCGTTCGCCGATGCTTTCGTTGCGGCCGCAAGCGCGGCTATATGCGTGATTTCGATCTTTGCCGTATTTGTTTCCGCGAACTTGCCAACGAAGGCATGCTACCCGGTATTAAAAAATCATCATGGTAA
- the secY gene encoding preprotein translocase subunit SecY: MANMWQALKDKDLRRRILVVLGFLAFFRFLAIIPIPAFDPRIRRDLSDSNFLGLLNIFSGGALDNVSIVMLGVGPYITASIIMQLFTMIFPSLKEMYQEDGEAGRKRFNQYSRLLAVPLAFLQGYALLALLVQQNQIGQLGGFDLFTNLIVVTGGAIFLMWIGEVVSEYGIGNGISLLIFAGIVAGVPSSIGQTLFAYDASQLPTILAFLIAAPLIIAGTVIITEAERPIPISYTKRVRGMKMYGGVSTYLPLRVNQAGVIPIIFAISILLFPSLIGQMFASSKYPAIASAGATILNIASNQWIYGGVYFLLVFLFTYFYTSVTFDPDAISSNLQKQGGFIPGIRPGPSTSDYLRKLITRITLVGALFLGAIAVLPLAMQTITGTQALALGGTALLIVVSVVIETIKQVRAQMTLREYD, translated from the coding sequence ATGGCAAATATGTGGCAGGCACTCAAAGACAAGGATTTACGCAGACGCATCCTCGTCGTGCTCGGATTTTTGGCTTTCTTTCGCTTTCTCGCCATTATTCCTATACCAGCTTTTGATCCACGGATTCGACGCGACCTCTCTGATAGTAACTTTTTAGGTCTTCTCAATATTTTTTCCGGAGGCGCACTCGACAATGTCTCGATTGTGATGCTTGGCGTCGGGCCCTATATCACCGCGTCTATCATCATGCAGCTTTTCACTATGATCTTTCCTTCACTCAAAGAGATGTATCAAGAAGACGGGGAGGCAGGCCGCAAAAGGTTCAATCAGTATTCGCGCCTGCTTGCGGTTCCTCTCGCGTTTCTCCAAGGATACGCGCTTTTGGCGCTTTTGGTACAGCAAAATCAGATTGGTCAGCTGGGTGGTTTTGATTTGTTTACCAATTTGATAGTGGTTACCGGAGGCGCAATCTTTCTTATGTGGATTGGCGAGGTGGTATCCGAATATGGCATCGGCAACGGTATCTCACTTTTGATTTTTGCTGGTATCGTAGCAGGCGTCCCCTCGAGTATTGGGCAGACACTTTTTGCCTATGATGCTTCACAATTACCGACTATCCTCGCGTTTTTGATTGCAGCACCCCTCATCATCGCGGGCACTGTTATCATTACCGAGGCAGAACGACCGATCCCAATCTCGTATACCAAGCGTGTGCGCGGCATGAAGATGTATGGTGGTGTTTCGACCTATCTTCCACTTCGTGTAAACCAAGCTGGCGTAATTCCAATCATTTTCGCGATCTCGATTTTACTTTTCCCGTCACTCATCGGTCAGATGTTTGCATCGTCAAAATATCCGGCGATCGCGAGTGCGGGAGCCACAATCTTGAACATTGCAAGCAATCAATGGATTTATGGGGGCGTGTATTTCTTGCTGGTATTTTTGTTTACTTACTTCTATACATCGGTGACATTTGATCCTGACGCCATTTCTTCAAACTTGCAAAAACAAGGCGGGTTCATTCCCGGCATTCGTCCTGGTCCTTCAACCTCTGACTACCTTCGCAAACTCATTACACGCATCACGCTTGTCGGCGCACTTTTCTTGGGCGCTATCGCGGTTTTGCCGCTCGCCATGCAAACGATCACCGGTACGCAAGCGCTCGCTCTTGGTGGTACCGCGCTCCTCATCGTAGTCTCGGTGGTTATTGAAACCATCAAGCAAGTGCGCGCGCAGATGACTCTTCGAGAATACGACTAG
- a CDS encoding nucleoside monophosphate kinase — MTPPRPAVIIFIGPPGAGKGTQATLFSESKPGYRHFDTGRAIERALYDPRRKDEPEIQLERERFEKGLLTGSHFKMQIITDGIQKIAHEGFGIILSGSPRTRDEAEFIIPFLSNLYGDGALVIVHIDVPAEVSINRNSRRRVCKKCGQPLISNPENDAMDFCPVCGGELMKRVLDKEDIIEKRLIEYMRHTKEIIPYAVALGVQVLDVSGEGTPEEICERVQKKIASINT; from the coding sequence ATGACCCCGCCCCGCCCTGCTGTTATCATCTTCATCGGCCCGCCGGGAGCTGGCAAAGGCACACAGGCGACACTTTTTTCTGAATCAAAACCCGGATATCGTCATTTTGACACGGGTCGCGCGATTGAGCGCGCGCTCTATGATCCAAGGCGAAAAGATGAACCCGAGATACAGCTCGAGCGTGAACGCTTTGAAAAAGGGCTTCTGACAGGTTCGCATTTCAAGATGCAGATCATTACTGACGGTATCCAAAAAATAGCACACGAAGGATTCGGTATCATTTTGTCAGGATCTCCGCGCACGAGAGACGAGGCGGAATTTATCATCCCATTTTTATCAAATCTCTACGGCGATGGGGCTCTGGTGATCGTGCATATCGATGTGCCGGCAGAAGTTTCCATCAATCGTAATTCACGCCGCCGTGTGTGCAAAAAATGTGGTCAGCCACTCATCTCAAATCCTGAAAATGACGCGATGGATTTTTGCCCCGTGTGCGGAGGCGAACTTATGAAGAGAGTGCTCGACAAAGAAGATATCATAGAAAAGCGTCTTATCGAGTATATGCGTCACACCAAGGAAATTATCCCCTATGCAGTAGCGCTTGGTGTACAGGTTCTTGATGTATCTGGCGAAGGGACGCCCGAAGAGATTTGCGAGCGTGTGCAGAAAAAGATTGCAAGTATCAATACATGA
- the ruvX gene encoding Holliday junction resolvase RuvX: MTRFLGIDYGGKRVGLALSDDAGTMAFPHKIIENTKRLVDDIGDLVKKEEIACIVVGLPRALGDMHDTDMTATVRAFAKDLESLGLPVELEDEFLSSSEVTRQGGTKGAIDASAAAIILQSYLERRKNMLL, translated from the coding sequence ATGACTCGTTTTCTCGGTATTGATTATGGTGGGAAGCGCGTAGGACTCGCGCTTTCTGATGATGCGGGCACGATGGCGTTTCCGCATAAAATCATTGAAAATACCAAGCGGCTCGTAGATGATATTGGTGATTTAGTAAAAAAAGAAGAGATTGCATGCATTGTAGTGGGCTTACCGCGTGCTCTCGGTGATATGCACGATACTGATATGACTGCCACGGTGCGCGCGTTTGCAAAAGATCTCGAATCGCTCGGTTTGCCTGTCGAGCTTGAAGATGAATTTTTGTCGTCGAGTGAGGTAACGCGGCAGGGGGGTACCAAGGGCGCGATTGACGCGTCAGCGGCCGCCATTATCCTCCAAAGCTACTTGGAGCGGCGAAAAAATATGCTACTATAA
- the map gene encoding type I methionyl aminopeptidase — MKIKNDAQLASLREGGKRLAAVLLAVRDRVAPGVTTGALDCLAEELIKKSGGTPSFKNYQTEGTKMKYPATLCVSVNDEVVHGIPGERILVEGDIVGLDIGMQYEGIFTDTAITVPVGNISDDKKKLIEVTRRALELGIGVVHDGAHIGDIGEAVQTYVEGEGFGVVHELVGHGVGDKVHEDPEIPNWGERGTREVLSEGMVIALEPMVTLGSPKIKVSKDGWVWSTRDKKPAAHFEHTILVTKNGAEIITII; from the coding sequence ATGAAAATAAAAAATGATGCACAACTCGCGAGTCTTCGAGAAGGTGGTAAGCGCCTTGCCGCGGTTCTTTTAGCCGTGCGTGATCGGGTAGCGCCCGGTGTTACTACTGGTGCGCTTGATTGTCTTGCTGAAGAGTTAATAAAAAAATCAGGAGGGACGCCATCGTTTAAAAACTATCAAACCGAAGGGACAAAGATGAAATACCCCGCGACGCTTTGCGTATCAGTAAACGATGAGGTGGTGCACGGGATTCCGGGCGAGCGGATTTTAGTAGAGGGTGATATTGTAGGTCTTGATATTGGTATGCAGTACGAGGGCATTTTTACTGACACGGCGATTACGGTACCCGTTGGCAATATCTCTGACGACAAAAAGAAATTGATCGAGGTTACTCGCCGCGCCCTCGAGCTTGGTATCGGTGTCGTGCATGATGGCGCGCATATCGGTGACATTGGTGAAGCAGTACAAACCTATGTAGAAGGTGAGGGATTTGGCGTGGTACATGAACTTGTAGGACATGGTGTGGGTGATAAGGTACACGAAGACCCTGAAATCCCCAATTGGGGTGAGCGTGGCACACGCGAAGTTTTATCAGAAGGCATGGTCATCGCGCTCGAACCCATGGTGACTTTGGGTTCGCCAAAAATCAAAGTGAGCAAAGACGGTTGGGTGTGGTCAACACGCGACAAAAAGCCCGCCGCACATTTTGAACACACTATTTTAGTAACCAAAAACGGCGCCGAGATTATCACTATTATTTAG
- the rplE gene encoding 50S ribosomal protein L5 — MKRISEIYKEKAIAAFQKEHGVKSVFAVPRILKVIVNAGVGRLKDDKEREDMARFLEIVTGQKPQKRPARIAIASFKTRVGSLVGYRVTLRGKRMNDFLDRFVGSAIPRMRDFRGIPLSCVDEHGNLHVGIREHIIFPEMIGEDVRRIYSIQVSVVTNAGSKQKAETLFRLLGFPLAKK, encoded by the coding sequence ATGAAACGAATTTCAGAAATATACAAAGAAAAAGCAATCGCGGCATTCCAAAAGGAACATGGCGTTAAGAGCGTATTTGCCGTTCCCCGTATTCTTAAAGTGATCGTAAATGCCGGTGTAGGGCGACTCAAAGATGACAAAGAGCGCGAAGACATGGCGCGTTTCTTGGAAATAGTGACCGGCCAGAAACCGCAAAAGCGTCCTGCACGCATTGCTATCGCATCATTCAAGACGCGCGTCGGCTCGCTGGTGGGCTATCGCGTGACACTGCGTGGCAAACGCATGAATGATTTTCTTGACCGTTTTGTAGGCTCAGCGATTCCTCGTATGCGCGACTTTCGCGGTATCCCGCTCTCATGTGTAGACGAGCATGGCAACTTGCATGTGGGTATTCGCGAGCACATCATTTTCCCTGAGATGATCGGTGAGGATGTGCGCCGTATCTACAGCATTCAGGTATCAGTGGTGACCAATGCAGGGTCGAAGCAAAAAGCTGAAACTCTCTTTCGTTTACTCGGGTTCCCGCTTGCTAAAAAGTAA
- the galT gene encoding galactose-1-phosphate uridylyltransferase produces MNQSSELRQNPVSGDWVLVAPGRAHRPNQFNLDIGKPTPKKDCPFEDPQKADNGEPLIWYGQDGERGEGSIAKTWALQVIPNKYPLVTKHHGICPVPPGEGLVRNMLAVGFHEVVIPRDHNTFLADMKPEQAELMVRAYQDRILAHKDEDCLNYVLVFHNHGAASGASIWHPHSQILALPFVPHDVLRSIEGSRAWFEKKATCVHCEIIEAEEVSGERLVYRNNEFVVMTPYAPHASFELRIFPRAHNSHFEEITEEQRLYLADALTAALRRLKKVIGDASYNFFIHTAPVDRQDYRYYHWHVEIFPKTSTLGGVEHGAGIRVVEVSPEAAAEYLRAA; encoded by the coding sequence ATGAATCAGTCTTCAGAACTCCGGCAAAATCCTGTGAGCGGAGACTGGGTGCTCGTAGCTCCTGGTCGCGCGCATAGACCCAACCAATTCAATCTTGATATTGGCAAACCAACGCCAAAAAAAGATTGTCCCTTTGAAGATCCGCAAAAAGCAGACAATGGCGAACCACTTATATGGTATGGGCAGGACGGTGAGCGCGGGGAGGGATCAATAGCAAAAACATGGGCACTGCAGGTGATCCCCAATAAATATCCGTTGGTTACCAAACATCATGGTATCTGCCCTGTGCCGCCCGGTGAAGGACTTGTACGCAATATGTTAGCGGTCGGTTTTCATGAAGTAGTAATCCCACGCGATCACAATACTTTTTTGGCGGACATGAAACCAGAACAAGCAGAGCTCATGGTGCGCGCGTATCAAGATAGAATCTTGGCGCACAAAGATGAAGACTGTTTGAATTATGTTTTAGTGTTTCATAATCATGGGGCGGCATCGGGCGCATCCATTTGGCATCCGCATTCGCAGATTTTGGCGTTGCCGTTTGTACCACATGATGTGTTGCGGTCAATCGAAGGATCCCGCGCGTGGTTTGAGAAAAAAGCTACCTGCGTGCATTGCGAGATTATTGAAGCAGAAGAAGTTTCCGGCGAGCGCCTCGTGTATCGCAACAACGAGTTCGTGGTGATGACACCCTATGCGCCACACGCGTCTTTCGAGCTTCGCATTTTTCCTCGAGCGCACAATTCACATTTTGAAGAAATAACCGAAGAACAGCGGCTCTATCTTGCCGACGCGCTCACCGCGGCGCTTCGCCGTCTCAAAAAAGTCATCGGCGATGCGTCGTACAATTTTTTTATTCATACCGCTCCTGTCGACAGGCAAGATTATCGTTACTATCACTGGCATGTCGAAATATTTCCCAAGACATCTACACTCGGTGGGGTAGAACATGGCGCTGGCATCCGTGTAGTCGAGGTTTCACCCGAGGCGGCGGCGGAATATTTACGGGCGGCATAA
- a CDS encoding dolichyl-phosphate beta-glucosyltransferase: MEPYLSVIIPAYNEEKRIGITLAAIEKWLKAQSFSWEVIIAIDGAKDGTAGVAQTFALGKDNVRVIDRKQNRGKGYTVREGMLAARGQVRLFTDADNSTDIGHFAKMKPLFDAGKDIVICSRDAKDAPGARQAVPQPFAKRMMGDLGNLFIQIVAVYGIWDTQCGFKAFNKKAAEKIFTVSKIDRWGFDIEALALARHFSFSIAIVDAYWVNDTASHVKLSGYIGVLWETVKIRWGLITRQYDK; the protein is encoded by the coding sequence ATGGAGCCCTATCTTTCAGTTATTATACCCGCATACAACGAAGAAAAACGCATTGGCATTACTCTTGCAGCTATAGAAAAGTGGCTCAAAGCGCAGTCATTTTCTTGGGAGGTTATTATTGCTATTGATGGCGCAAAAGACGGCACTGCTGGTGTGGCACAGACGTTCGCGTTGGGCAAAGACAATGTTCGCGTCATTGATCGTAAGCAAAATCGCGGCAAGGGGTATACGGTGCGCGAGGGGATGCTCGCCGCCCGCGGGCAAGTTCGTCTTTTTACCGACGCTGACAATTCGACCGACATCGGGCATTTTGCCAAGATGAAGCCACTCTTTGATGCCGGCAAAGATATCGTTATCTGCTCGCGTGATGCCAAAGACGCGCCAGGCGCGAGGCAAGCCGTACCCCAACCGTTTGCAAAACGCATGATGGGCGATTTGGGCAATCTCTTTATTCAGATTGTTGCTGTCTATGGCATTTGGGACACCCAGTGCGGGTTTAAGGCATTTAATAAAAAAGCAGCAGAGAAAATTTTTACCGTTTCTAAAATTGACAGGTGGGGGTTTGATATTGAGGCGCTCGCACTTGCGCGGCATTTTAGTTTTTCGATCGCTATTGTTGATGCGTATTGGGTCAATGACACGGCGAGCCATGTAAAACTTTCAGGATACATCGGCGTACTGTGGGAGACGGTCAAGATTCGGTGGGGGCTTATCACGAGACAGTACGACAAATAA
- a CDS encoding type II toxin-antitoxin system prevent-host-death family antitoxin, with amino-acid sequence MKTNIVGFKELREDADKYIAQVQKGRSFVVVRRSKPIFKMVPVDEWGDEGVWETVADFRTLHPKGVPATDVLRVLKKLRG; translated from the coding sequence ATGAAAACAAATATTGTGGGGTTTAAGGAGTTACGAGAAGATGCTGATAAATACATCGCTCAAGTTCAAAAGGGGCGATCTTTTGTGGTAGTTCGCCGCTCAAAGCCTATTTTTAAAATGGTTCCTGTTGATGAATGGGGCGATGAAGGTGTGTGGGAGACAGTCGCTGATTTCCGCACGCTTCATCCAAAAGGCGTTCCCGCAACCGATGTATTGAGAGTGTTGAAGAAGCTTCGTGGATAA
- the rplF gene encoding 50S ribosomal protein L6, translating to MVTIMSRIGKQPVVLPEGVTIAVSAGFVEVKGPKGALGRALPFDIGVTEENKIVTVSPLHQTRDALKLWGTMRAHIANMVKGVTVGYDIKLEIEGVGYRATQKGKDVELALGFSHPVLFPAPDGVDLKVEKNTILVSGISKDAVGKAAAEIRALKKPEPYKGKGIRYAGEVVRRKAGKKASTGA from the coding sequence TTGGTAACTATTATGAGTCGTATCGGCAAACAACCCGTAGTACTTCCTGAAGGTGTGACCATCGCGGTCAGCGCTGGTTTTGTGGAAGTCAAAGGACCCAAGGGTGCGCTCGGGCGCGCACTTCCTTTTGATATTGGTGTCACCGAAGAAAACAAAATCGTGACGGTCTCGCCATTGCACCAAACGCGCGACGCGCTCAAGCTCTGGGGTACGATGCGCGCGCATATCGCCAATATGGTAAAAGGTGTGACGGTCGGTTACGATATCAAGCTTGAGATTGAAGGTGTAGGATATCGCGCGACGCAAAAAGGTAAAGATGTAGAATTAGCTCTCGGGTTTTCCCACCCCGTTCTTTTTCCGGCACCAGACGGCGTTGATCTCAAAGTTGAGAAAAACACCATTTTGGTGTCAGGTATTTCAAAGGACGCAGTAGGAAAGGCCGCAGCAGAGATTCGTGCGCTCAAGAAGCCGGAGCCTTATAAGGGCAAAGGCATTCGCTACGCGGGCGAAGTCGTGCGCAGAAAAGCGGGTAAGAAGGCATCGACAGGTGCATAA
- the rpsH gene encoding 30S ribosomal protein S8 produces the protein MVRDPLSDFLVRVANAQAVGKESTLVPYSKFLWEVSKILEQSFYIKKIDRRGKRAKRFIEVTLAYNPEGEGRIDGMRRISKLSRRVYRGAGEIHSIKHGYGAQIISTSKGLMTDKEARKARVGGEVLFEVW, from the coding sequence ATGGTAAGAGATCCACTTTCAGACTTTTTGGTACGCGTGGCAAACGCGCAAGCCGTTGGCAAAGAATCAACGCTTGTTCCGTATTCAAAATTTTTGTGGGAGGTCTCAAAAATTCTCGAGCAATCTTTCTATATTAAAAAGATCGACCGAAGAGGCAAGCGCGCAAAGCGTTTTATCGAAGTAACTTTGGCATACAATCCAGAAGGTGAGGGTCGCATTGATGGCATGCGCCGTATCTCAAAGCTCTCACGCCGTGTGTATCGTGGTGCCGGCGAGATCCATTCGATTAAACACGGGTATGGTGCACAAATTATCTCAACCTCAAAAGGGTTGATGACTGACAAAGAGGCGCGTAAGGCTCGTGTCGGTGGCGAAGTATTATTTGAAGTTTGGTAA
- the tpiA gene encoding triose-phosphate isomerase, translating into MKKLIVANWKMNPVDKGSVVSYFSQLARAKAALKHTDVVIVPPFPYLALTPRSNSFALGAQDIFWEKDGAYTGEVSGPMLKSLGVQYVIIGHSERRALGETDDMIAKKIRRALDTKLTPILCVGEDARDPDGIFFSVIRGQLERALLLVKQAEAGRLVIAYEPLWAVGAGHKAATPKDAAEAALFIKKTVAARFGSARAKSLRVLYGGSTSPQNAASFLVERDIAGLLVGRESLNPKSFIAILQCANTNS; encoded by the coding sequence ATGAAAAAACTCATCGTAGCCAATTGGAAAATGAATCCCGTGGATAAGGGGAGTGTAGTAAGCTATTTTTCACAACTTGCGCGCGCTAAAGCAGCACTCAAGCATACTGATGTAGTGATAGTGCCTCCATTTCCGTATCTTGCACTTACCCCGCGCTCAAATTCTTTTGCGCTTGGCGCGCAGGATATTTTTTGGGAAAAGGACGGTGCGTATACTGGTGAAGTATCAGGTCCGATGCTCAAAAGTCTCGGAGTACAATATGTCATCATCGGTCATTCGGAGCGACGGGCGTTGGGCGAGACTGATGACATGATTGCCAAAAAAATACGCCGCGCGCTCGACACCAAACTTACTCCCATTCTATGTGTCGGTGAAGACGCACGCGATCCAGATGGCATTTTTTTCTCGGTTATTCGCGGGCAGCTTGAGCGAGCGCTCTTGCTTGTAAAGCAAGCGGAGGCGGGGCGTTTGGTGATTGCTTACGAACCTCTGTGGGCGGTGGGCGCGGGACACAAAGCGGCGACTCCTAAAGATGCCGCAGAGGCAGCGCTTTTTATTAAAAAAACGGTAGCCGCACGATTTGGCTCGGCACGCGCCAAATCGCTCCGCGTTTTATACGGCGGGTCTACCTCACCGCAAAATGCCGCGAGTTTTCTTGTCGAGCGTGATATCGCGGGGCTGTTGGTGGGTCGCGAAAGCCTTAACCCCAAATCATTTATAGCGATACTCCAATGCGCCAATACCAATTCGTAG
- a CDS encoding 30S ribosomal protein S5, with protein sequence MSPQPQQRSGGRPPNRPRRERPVEEGHHRLIDLRRVARVMKGGRRFSFRATVVYGDKLGRVGVGVAKGNDTAKSIEKALRVARASVIVVPITKSKSIPYEVEAKLGATRLLLKPAREGRGLVAGGPIRTVLDFAGIENASAKLLSRTTNKLNNARAAILALKQLRPYAITQRKNG encoded by the coding sequence ATGTCACCACAACCACAACAACGGTCCGGAGGACGACCACCAAACCGACCACGCCGAGAGCGTCCCGTAGAAGAGGGGCATCATCGCCTTATCGATCTTCGTCGTGTAGCGCGTGTTATGAAAGGCGGTCGCCGCTTTAGTTTTCGCGCGACTGTTGTCTACGGTGATAAGCTCGGTCGCGTAGGCGTCGGTGTTGCCAAAGGCAACGATACGGCGAAATCAATCGAGAAGGCACTTCGCGTCGCTCGCGCATCGGTTATTGTCGTACCAATCACCAAATCAAAATCAATTCCATACGAGGTGGAGGCAAAGCTTGGTGCGACGCGGTTGCTTCTCAAACCTGCACGAGAGGGTCGCGGGTTGGTAGCAGGCGGCCCTATCCGGACGGTGCTTGATTTTGCCGGTATTGAGAATGCGAGCGCGAAACTGTTGTCGCGCACGACCAATAAGCTTAACAATGCGCGAGCTGCCATTTTGGCACTCAAACAATTACGACCATATGCAATTACACAGCGTAAAAACGGCTAA
- a CDS encoding uL15 family ribosomal protein, translating into MQLHSVKTANPRKKAVRIGRGGKRGSFSGRGIKGQKARAGRRIRPEMRDVIMKIPKRRGHAVYFIPRMRISIKLSAIAKKFGKGETITPKELYKRDLIKRIGGKIPAIKIVGPGTISAFTIKGCEISANLQK; encoded by the coding sequence ATGCAATTACACAGCGTAAAAACGGCTAACCCCCGTAAAAAAGCAGTACGCATCGGACGCGGCGGTAAGCGCGGTAGTTTTTCCGGCCGTGGTATCAAGGGTCAGAAAGCGCGCGCTGGTCGCCGCATTCGCCCTGAGATGCGCGATGTCATCATGAAGATTCCAAAGCGCCGAGGTCACGCCGTGTACTTTATCCCGCGCATGCGGATCTCTATCAAACTTTCAGCTATCGCAAAGAAGTTTGGCAAGGGCGAGACTATCACTCCCAAAGAGCTCTACAAAAGAGATCTTATCAAGCGCATAGGTGGCAAGATTCCCGCTATCAAAATCGTAGGCCCTGGTACTATTTCAGCGTTCACAATTAAAGGCTGCGAAATATCAGCTAATCTTCAAAAATAA
- the rplR gene encoding 50S ribosomal protein L18, with protein sequence MKQTPKQRIANRHRRVRAKVSGTDARPRLALSRSSRYLQVQIIDDKKGQTLVGLSDMAMKIKGTKQDRAKALGKLMAEKAKVKGISKVVFDRGGYQYHGRVRAFAEAARAGGLEF encoded by the coding sequence ATGAAACAGACACCCAAACAACGCATTGCCAATCGCCACCGCCGCGTACGCGCGAAGGTATCAGGAACTGACGCTCGTCCGCGCCTTGCTCTTTCTCGTTCTTCTCGCTATCTTCAGGTGCAGATCATCGACGACAAAAAAGGTCAGACGCTCGTCGGTCTTTCTGACATGGCGATGAAGATCAAAGGCACCAAGCAGGATCGCGCAAAAGCTCTCGGTAAACTTATGGCAGAGAAGGCCAAGGTCAAGGGTATTTCCAAAGTAGTATTTGATCGCGGAGGTTATCAGTATCATGGGCGTGTTCGCGCGTTTGCCGAAGCGGCTCGCGCGGGAGGATTAGAATTTTAA
- the rplX gene encoding 50S ribosomal protein L24 produces the protein MNTLKLKKGDTVVVMKGKDHGKKGKILRTFPDLEKVVVEGVNEKMRHTRAKRGGQKGQRVKVIHPVWAANVQVLCPACSKVTRVGFELHEGVKSRVCKKCKASLS, from the coding sequence ATGAACACGCTCAAACTCAAAAAAGGCGATACTGTCGTCGTCATGAAAGGGAAGGACCATGGTAAAAAAGGCAAGATCCTTCGTACCTTTCCCGATCTCGAAAAAGTAGTTGTCGAAGGTGTCAACGAAAAGATGCGTCATACACGCGCCAAGCGTGGCGGGCAGAAAGGTCAGCGCGTAAAAGTCATCCATCCTGTGTGGGCGGCCAATGTACAAGTACTTTGTCCCGCATGTAGCAAGGTAACGCGCGTAGGTTTTGAATTACACGAAGGCGTAAAGTCGCGTGTATGCAAGAAATGTAAGGCAAGTCTTTCATAG